One segment of Salvelinus alpinus chromosome 1, SLU_Salpinus.1, whole genome shotgun sequence DNA contains the following:
- the LOC139579461 gene encoding uncharacterized protein, with the protein MNGAVYISFFQGQLESALEEVVQVAVQEITKTVGSSLTSMLMKTAVKEQENQRLKLELQSLEFESNGVEKGAEFNRGREDNAATDQTKPETHTPSHSAERGVHANTLRLDQKCRVVGQLKMVMEHVLEFAVCELTKIVEASFDDLLLELTGKEREHIALEEQLRHLAHQENRKGGVSRRSGSENNTAFPSGSEDTRQESRNVTVKIVRGQREQTETTNDSDKQAVLTVAQDWVPILDKVFGQKWCSDLWQIKELASGKGGEERTGGSGLGIVGSFPSLNALIRENLEPSPTSPLQDPQWMPLEDMEVLSSTLDTPQDPPATISTTATVEESLRSPSMLHRLLTLPAQLLEEDEDESAMETIPLPAEASPGRAAVRRQNTESPNQSCPSPPKKKVAVSLEEEEEEEDEEKEDKATMTLDSKVKTVPLKGRKAHECKECGKKFSRAPLLKAHQQTHITTAMAMTPAICCSECGKRFSQASRLQAHLQTHTGKKS; encoded by the exons ATGAACGGCGCCGTATACATTTCGTTTTTTCAAGGTCAGCTGGAATCTGCACTAGAGGAAGTAGTGCAAGTCGCAGTACAGGAAATAACCAAGACTGTTGGGTCAAGCTTGACTTCTATGTTAATGAAAACGGCCGTCAAAGAACAAGAAAACCAACGACTTAAGTTAGAGCTTCAATCACTGGAGTTTGAATCTAATGGGGTAGAAAAAGGAGCCGAATTCAACCGTGGCAGGGAAGACAACGCCGCCACGGATCAAACAAAGCCCGAGACACACACCCCCAGCCACAGCGCAGAGCGCGGCGTGCACGCAAACACTCTAAGACTGGATCAAAAATGTCGAGTAGTGG GTCAGCTCAAGATGGTCATGGAGCATGTGCTGGAGTTTGCTGTGTGCGAGCTGACCAAAATTGTGGAGGCCAGTTTCGATGACCTGCTCCTGGAGCTGACCGGGAAGGAGCGGGAGCACATCGCTCTGGAGGAGCAGTTGCGCCACTTGGCGCACCAGGAGAACAGGAAGGGCGGGGTGTCGAGGAGGAGTGGGTCGGAAAACAACACAGCGTTCCCCAGCGGCTCAGAGGACACCCGGCAGGAATCCAGAAACGTCACAGTCAAAATTGTCCGAGGACAAAGAGAGCAAACGGAGACAACAAACG aCAGTGACAAGCAGGCTGTCCTGACCGTAGCCCAGGACTGGGTCCCCATCCTGGACAAGGTGTTTGGGCAGAAGTGGTGCAGCGACCTGTGGCAGATCAAAGAGCTGGCTTCAGGgaaggggggtgaggagaggactgggggATCTGGGCTGGGAATTGTGGGCTCCTTCCCCAGTCTGAACGCCCTGATCCGTGAGAACCTGGAGCCCTCCCCCACTAGCCCCCTGCAGGACCCCCAGTGGATGCCTCTGGAGGACATGGAGGTCCTCTCCTCGACCTTGGACACTCCGCAAGACCCTCCTGCTACCATAAGCACCACAGCTACAG TTGAGGAGTCCCTCAGGTCTCCGTCGATGCTTCACCGGCTCCTCACACTCCCCGCGCAGCTCCTAGAGGAAGACGAGGATGAGAGCGCAATGGAAACCATCCCCCTGCCCGCCGAAGCTTCCCCTGGCAGAGCAGCTGTGCGACGGCAAAACACAGAATCGCCTAACCAGAGCTGCCCATCTCCTCCCAAGAAAAAGGTTGCTGTttcactggaggaggaggaagaggaggaagacgaagagaAGGAAGACAAGGCGACGATGACGCTGGACTCAAAGGTGAAGACCGTGCCTCTCAAAGGCAGGAAGGCTCACGAGTGTAAAGAATGCGGCAAGAAGTTCAGCCGGGCGCCGCTCCTGAAAGCTCACCAGCAGACTCATATCACCACAGCAATGGCGATGACGCCAGCGATTTGCTGCTCAGAGTGCGGGAAACGCTTCTCCCAGGCATCCCGGCTACAGGCGCACCTACAAACTCACACCGGGAAAAAGTCCTGA
- the LOC139579464 gene encoding gastrula zinc finger protein XlCGF57.1-like: MAELETECITLGLDTLHASECGSPPLDPLRPECTSPTLHLLSSDCSTPTLGTLAAEIAEPMVMLPCVKTEPADDLDPIRTVDLSEIQPLSTAELGHEQIKMEISGLDYIKSEHHVHDLHCFHSSEYESDSYSMKSHYEPSLVFDYITHVSDSLDYIRSEQHADLQCYYTTELGAIKTEYEPNLMSSHIKTEMSLESIHMAELRTELNKLSYDGVMEGHRLDNEFPGAGGLYELQSTHAGKGPGHTSTKGHSTTPRKPRNLSGEKPFSCTQCGKNFSTLGNLKTHQRIHTGERPYTCSQCGKSFGQAGNLKRHQLIHTGQKPYICAHCPKGFTKADDLRSHQRLHTGEKPFSCLQCGKSFGQSKELKAHQLSHTGERPFCCQHCGKSFTKEMSYHNHLQIHTGEKPYCCSQCGKTFSNSGVLKTHEKIHSGVRPFGCTQCGKSFGRLGHLKAHQQIHTGERPFACLQCGKNFSQSGHLKAHEQIHKRERSDMSSSSSSSSGGSSSRSTDSS, from the coding sequence ATggcagagttagagacagagtgcATTACGCTAGGACTCGACACGCTGCATGCATCAGAGTGTGGCTCGCCACCGCTGGATCCACTTCGGCCTGAGTGCACTTCGCCAACCCTCCACCTGCTCTCGTCCGACTGCAGTACGCCCACGCTCGGCACGCTAGCGGCAGAAATCGCAGAGCCCATGGTCATGCTGCCCTGCGTGAAGACTGAGCCCGCAGACGACCTGGACCCCATCCGCACCGTGGACCTGTCAGAGATCCAGCCACTGAGCACGGCGGAGCTGGGCCACGAACAGATCAAGATGGAGATCAGTGGGTTGGACTACATCAAGTCTGAGCACCACGTCCATGACCTCCACTGCTTCCACAGCTCCGAGTACGAGAGCGACTCGTATTCTATGAAGTCTCACTACGAACCCAGCCTGGTGTTCGACTACATCACCCACGTGTCCGACAGCCTGGACTACATCAGGTCAGAGCAGCACGCTGACCTGCAGTGTTATTACACCACCGAGCTCGGGGCCATCAAGACTGAGTACGAGCCCAACCTGATGTCCAGCCACATCAAGACCGAAATGAGCCTAGAGTCCATCCACATGGCAGAGCTCCGGACTGAGCTAAACAAGCTCAGCTATGACGGGGTCATGGAAGGCCATAGGCTGGACAACGAGTTCCCTGGCGCAGGAGGCCTCTACGAGCTGCAGTCCACCCATGCTGGCAAAGGCCCAGGCCACACAAGCACGAAAGGGCATAGCACAACCCCACGCAAACCTCGTAACCTCAGTGGGGAGAAGCCTTTCTCTTGCACCCAGTGTGGGAAGAATTTCAGCACTCTGGGGAACCTCAAAACACACCAGcgcattcacacaggagagaggccgTATACCTGCTCGCAGTGCGGCAAGAGCTTCGGCCAGGCAGGgaacctgaagaggcaccagctCATTCACACTGGTCAGAAACCCTACATCTGTGCCCACTGCCCCAAGGGCTTCACCAAAGCAGATGACCTCCGCTCACACCAGCGGCTACACACCGGCGAGAAGCCCTTCAGTTGCcttcagtgtgggaagagctttggGCAGTCCAAGGAGCTCAAAGCCCACCAGCTAAGCCACACCGGAGAGAGGCCTTTCTGCTGCCAAcactgtgggaagagcttcaccAAGGAAATGAGCTACCACAACCACCTGCAGATTCACACCGGCGAGAAACCGTACTGCTGCTCTCAGTGCGGGAAGACATTCAGCAACTCGGGTGTCCTCAAAACACACGAGAAGATACATTCCGGGGTGAGGCCATTCGGCTGCACACAGTGCGGTAAGAGCTTTGGCCGTTTGGGACATCTTAAAGCACACCAGCAAATCCACACTGGGGAGAGACCTTTCGCCTGCCTCCAGTGTGGGAAGAACTTCAGCCAGTCAGGCCATCTCAAAGCACACGAGCAAATTCACAAAAGAGAGAGATCAGACATGAGCagctccagcagcagcagcagcggtggCAGCAGCAGCCGCAGTACTGATAGTAGCTAA
- the LOC139579484 gene encoding uncharacterized protein — protein MAELETECITLGLDTLHASECGSPPLDPLRPECTSPTLHLLSSDCSTPTLGTLAAEIAEPMVMLPCVKTEPADDLDPIRTVDLSEIQPLSTAELGHEQIKMEISGLDYIKSEHHVHDLHCFHSSEYESDSYSMKSHYEPSLVFDYITHVSDSLDYIRSEQHADLQCYYTTELGAIKTEYEPNLMSSHIKTEMSLESIHMAELWTELNKLSYDGVMEGHRLDNEFPGAGGLYELQSTHAGKGPGPGHTKLCTGIHEKIHSGVRPFGCTQCGKSFGRLGHLKAHQQIHPGVRPFDCLQCGKKFSQSGHLKAHEQIHKRERSDMSSSSSSSSGGSSSRSTDSS, from the coding sequence ATggcagagttagagacagagtgcATTACGCTAGGACTCGACACGCTGCATGCATCAGAGTGTGGCTCGCCACCGCTGGATCCACTTCGGCCTGAGTGCACTTCGCCAACCCTCCACCTGCTCTCGTCCGACTGCAGTACGCCCACGCTCGGCACGCTAGCGGCAGAAATCGCAGAGCCCATGGTCATGCTGCCCTGCGTGAAGACTGAGCCCGCAGACGACCTGGACCCCATCCGCACCGTGGACCTGTCAGAGATCCAGCCACTGAGCACGGCGGAGCTGGGCCACGAACAGATCAAGATGGAGATCAGTGGGTTGGACTACATCAAGTCTGAGCACCACGTCCATGACCTCCACTGCTTCCACAGCTCCGAGTACGAGAGCGACTCGTATTCTATGAAGTCTCACTACGAGCCCAGCCTGGTGTTCGACTACATCACCCACGTGTCCGACAGCCTGGACTACATCAGGTCAGAGCAGCACGCTGACCTGCAGTGTTATTACACCACCGAGCTCGGGGCCATCAAGACTGAGTACGAGCCCAACCTGATGTCCAGCCACATCAAGACCGAAATGAGCCTAGAGTCCATCCACATGGCCGAGCTCTGGACTGAGCTAAACAAGCTCAGCTATGACGGGGTTATGGAAGGCCATAGGCTGGACAACGAGTTCCCTGGCGCAGGAGGCCTCTACGAGCTGCAGTCCACCCATGCTGGCAAAGGCCCAGGCCCAGGCCACACTAAACTATGTACTGGAATTCACGAGAAGATACATTCCGGGGTGAGGCCATTCGGCTGCACACAGTGCGGTAAGAGCTTTGGCCGTTTGGGACATCTTAAAGCACACCAGCAAATCCACCCTGGGGTGAGACCTTTCGACTGCCTCCAGTGTGGGAAGAAATTCAGCCAGTCAGGCCATCTCAAAGCACACGAGCAAATTCACAAAAGAGAAAGATCAGACATGAGCagctccagcagcagcagcagcggtggCAGCAGCAGCCGCAGTACTGATAGTAGCTAA